A genomic stretch from Diachasmimorpha longicaudata isolate KC_UGA_2023 chromosome 2, iyDiaLong2, whole genome shotgun sequence includes:
- the LOC135172685 gene encoding leucine-rich repeat-containing protein 45-like gives MKMLSDYELFKQLCHKRNITVQPDILGAVENASSTGILHLPCQSIVLPVCEVLGRVLSSSSIIRSVDLSDCMLISKGLSRILDALISGSNLTSLNLKGNNITGPIVSQLGEIFHRNNTLRSLNIEWNSLGTDTECFATFCEGLSSNNSLEELDLRYNQISPLCTAALSKALTRNKSLKILNLGRNNLGIQGGQAILSSMRENTSLIKLNLRGNCIPEEILAMIEDLTLKNQNREIQSLSNISRSLQGHKLLVLHENHHMYSSTSEESVEKDIILKRKKVKQKHRISGWKGESTPLKNHQDDPKNPEDNSNESILSLNIIGEQSRPSESGNYPAEIPMNKPDSEISKITELNRMLQERTTVIGTLMKKVSTKDEEIKAMKLLMHQLEEKVLEAQTNNKKMIEEKAREIEGIKESQRASEEAWRRVQRQLEDNQNDHEERSKEWEAKVRRYEGDVQRSSAALLGLRERFLNKSHQYEEIISNCKTEVHKAKGELKERVNKHKIEMNVLKRTLKETTEALEECQVQLQKSRVELREVQDNLSNVKSKVSEMEGVSGKYLRLEETFQKLKEEKIIVEEKFIESQRTIASLKRQVGSLETELIEPQRKYNLLKEELETEREKTARLREELMGERGRLKEQDSQVQKMGQQISGLNEQIRETQKRYAEETKEREKERKQLKEIIASRDRDLREIKAEEAQRAGQLYAAFTKYLGSIGSTTPL, from the coding sequence cctctcctcctcctcgaTAATTCGCTCTGTGGACCTGAGCGACTGTATGCTGATCTCCAAAGGCCTCAGTAGAATACTGGACGCTCTCATCTCGGGCTCGAACCTCACTTCCCTCAACCTAAAAGGCAACAACATCACAGGCCCCATCGTCTCCCAGCTAGGCGAGATTTTCCATCGAAATAACACCCTCAGGAGCTTGAACATCGAGTGGAATAGTCTAGGAACGGACACCGAGTGCTTCGCCACCTTCTGCGAAGGTCTCTCCTCCAACAACAGCCTAGAAGAACTCGATCTGCGTTACAATCAGATATCTCCATTGTGCACGGCGGCCCTCAGCAAGGCCTTGACACGAAATAAATCCCTGAAGATCCTTAACTTGGGTAGGAACAACCTGGGGATCCAGGGGGGTCAGGCGATCCTCTCGTCTATGAGGGAAAACACTAGTCTTATCAAGCTGAACTTGCGGGGCAATTGCATTCCCGAGGAGATCCTCGCGATGATCGAGGATTTGACacttaaaaatcaaaatcgagAGATCCAGTCGCTATCCAACATCTCCAGGTCTCTTCAGGGTCACAAACTTCTGGTTCTCCACGAGAACCATCACATGTACTCGTCAACGAGTGAAGAATCTGTGGAGAAGGATATAATCCTGAAgagaaagaaagtgaaacagaAACACAGAATATCCGGATGGAAGGGTGAGTCAACTCCTTTGAAAAACCATCAAGATGATCCGAAAAATCCTGAGGACAACTCCAATGAATCGATCCTGTCCTTGAACATAATCGGGGAACAGTCGAGACCTTCTGAATCGGGGAATTATCCCGCGGAGATTCCCATGAATAAACCTGACTCAGAAATATCCAAGATCACTGAGCTAAACAGAATGCTCCAGGAACGAACCACAGTAATAGGCACTCTGATGAAGAAGGTCTCCACCAAGGATGAAGAGATCAAAGCCATGAAGTTGTTGATGCATCAGCTGGAGGAGAAAGTGCTCGAGGCACAGACAAACAATAAAAAGATGATCGAGGAGAAGGCGCGTGAGATCGAGGGAATAAAGGAGAGCCAGAGGGCGAGTGAAGAGGCCTGGAGAAGAGTACAAAGACAACTGGAGGATAATCAGAACGACCATGAGGAGAGGAGTAAAGAGTGGGAAGCGAAGGTAAGGCGATATGAGGGGGATGTTCAGAGGAGTTCTGCAGCACTCCtgggattgagagagagattttTAAACAAGTCACACCAGTATGAGGAGATCATATCGAATTGTAAGACTGAAGTTCACAAGGCGAAGGGGGAACTGAAGGAGAGGGTCAACAAACACAAGATTGAGATGAATGTACTGAAGAGGACATTAAAGGAGACAACAGAAGCCCTTGAGGAATGCCAGGTACAGCTCCAGAAGAGCAGGGTGGAACTCAGAGAGGTGCAGGATAATTTATCTAATGTTAAGTCAAAGGTTAGTGAGATGGAGGGGGTGAGTGGGAAGTACCTCAGGTTGGAGGAGACTTTTCAAAAACTAAAAGAGGAGAAGATTATCGTGGAGGAGAAATTTATCGAGTCCCAGAGGACAATAGCGAGTTTGAAGAGGCAGGTGGGATCATTGGAGACTGAGCTCATTGAGCCTCAGAGGAAGTACAATTTGCTGAAGGAGGAGTTggagactgagagagaaaaGACTGCGAGGCTGAGGGAAGAGCTGATGGGCGAAAGGGGGCGACTGAAGGAGCAGGATTCCCAGGTGCAGAAGATGGGCCAACAGATCAGTGGACTCAATGAGCAGATACGTGAGACTCAGAAGAGGTATGCTGAGGAGACTaaggagagggagaaagagaggaaGCAGTTGAAGGAGATTATTGCCAGCAGGGATCGAGATTTGAGGGAAATCAAAGCTGAGGAGGCTCAAAGGGCTGGACAGCTTTATGCTGCTTTTACCAAGTATCTTGGTTCTATTGGATCCACTACGCCATTATGA